The Gemmatimonadota bacterium genomic interval CCATCGCCAATACCATCCTCGGCATCCTGAACAAGAACAGGCCCACCCACATCGCCGCGGTGTTCGATACACCCGAACCGACCCACCGCCACGAGCAGTATCCCGAGTACAAGGCGCAGCGGGACGCCATGCCCGAAGACCTGAGCATCGCGCTGCCTTTCCTGTTCCGGTTGATCGAAGGATTCAACATCCCGGTGATCCGCGTCCCGGGATGGGAGGCCGACGACGTGATCGGAACCTTGGCGAAGCAGGCCGACGAAGCGGGTTTCACCACCTTCATGGTCACGCCGGACAAGGACTACGCGCAACTCGTCTCCGAGCAGTCCTACATCTGCAAGCCCGGGAACACCGGGGACAACTTCGAAACCATGGGCGTGGCCGAGGTGCTGGAGAAATGGGGCGTCGAGCGGGTCGACCAGGTGATCGACGTGCTCGGGCTCATGGGCGATACCAGCGACAACGTGCCCGGCGTTCCGGGCGTCGGCGAAAAGACCGCGCAGAAGCTCATCGCCCAGTTCGGATCCGTAGAGAACCTGCTGGAAAACACCCACGAGTTGAAGGGCAAGCAGAAAGAGCGCATCGAGGATAACCGGGACATGGCCGTGTTGTCAAAGAGCCTGGTCACCATCGAGCGGGACGTGCCGCTGGACGTCACACCGGACGCATTGACCGTCAAGGAGCGCAAGGAAGAAGACCTCAAGAAGCTGTTCGTCGAACTGGAGTTCAATACCCTGGGCAAGCGGCTCTTCGGGGACGATTTCTCGGCGGCCCCCCGGCTGACCGTCGCCGGCACCCAGGAAGACCTGTTCGGGGCTGACCAGCTGAAGACGATCGCGGACGTGGAGCACGACTACCACTGCGTCGACACCCCGGAAGCCCGCGCGGCGCTCATCGACGAACTCTCCCGTGCGCCCTCCTTCTGTTTCGACATGGAAACGACGAGCCTGGATCCCAAGACCTGCGAAATCCTGGGATTCGCCTTCTCGATCAAGCCGCATACCGGTTATTATGTGCCCATGCCGGACGGACGACGGGAGGAGGTACTGCGGGTCGCAGCCGAATTCCAGTCCCTCTTCGACGACACCGGCAAGGAACTCATCGGCCACAACATCAAGTTCGACCTGTCCGTGCTGCGGTGGCACGGGATCACCGTGTCCTGCCGCATCTTCGACACCATGCTGGCAGCCTACGTGACCGTGCCGGACCTGCGCCGTACCATGGATTACCTCTCCCAGGCCCTTTTGGGCTACACGCCGATTTCCATCACCACCCTCATCGGCGAGAAGGGCGAGGAACAGGGCACGCTGAGGGACGCGCCGCTGGAGAAGGTCGTGGAGTACGCGGCCGAAGACGCCGATATCACCCTGCAACTGGCCAAGCTTCTGCGGCCCCGGATCGGCGAGATGAACCAGGATACCGTCTTCACGGACATCGAGTGTCCCCTGGTGCCCGCCCTCGTGGAAATGGAACACGAAGGCGTGCGGATGGACGTGGGGCAGCTCGAGCACCTTTCCCGCCTGCTCGATGAAGAGATCCAGCGGTCCTCGGACCGGATCACCGAACTGGCCGGTGAACCCGTGGACTTCAATTCGGCGAAACAGCTCGGGCACATCCTCTTCGACAAGCTGAAAATCGATCCCAACGCCAAGCGCACGGCCAAGACCGGCCAGTACTCGACGGCGGAAGCCATACTCCGCCGGCTCGCGCCCAAGCACGAGATCGTGGAGCAGATCCTCCACTACCGGATGTGCACCAAGCTGAATTCGGTGTACGTCAGCCAGTTGCCGCACGCCGTGTTTTCCGGGACGGGGCGCGTGCATACCTCCTATGAGCAGGCCGTGATCGCTACCGGACGTATCCAGTCCCACGGACCCAACCTGCAGACCATCCCGGTCCGCACGGAGATGGGCCGCCAGATCCGCAAGGCCTTTGTGCCCCGGGACGACGACTACCTCCTGATGGCCGCGGACTATTCCCAGATCGAACTGCGCATCGCGGCCGAGCTCAGCCGGGACGAGGGCATGATGGAGACCTTCATCCAGCACGAGGACATCCACTCGGCGACGGCCATGAAGATCTACGACGTGGAGCCCGACGGGGTGACCGACGAGATGCGACGGCGCGCCAAGACCGTCAATTTCGGCATCATCTACGGCATCTCCGCTTTCGGGCTGGCCGAACGGCTCAACATCCCGAGGGGACAGGGGCAGGAGTTGATCGACCAGTATTTCGCGAAGTATCCGGGGACGCGCAAGTACATGGACGAAACGGTCAAGTTCGCGGAGGAGAACGGATTCGTCGAGACCATGACGGGCCGGCGCCGGTACCTGCGGGACATCAATTCCCGGAACAACACCACCAAGCGCGCCGAGGAGCGCGTCGCCATCAATTCCCGCATCCAGGGCACGGCGGCCGACCTGATCAAGCTGGCCATGACGCGGATTCACAACGAGTTTAAAAAGCGGGCGTGCCGCACGCGGATGCTGCTACAGGTGCATGACGAACTCGTCTTCGACCTGCACAGATCGGAACAGGACACCGTGCCCGGCCTGATCGAGGAATGCATGCGGGGCGCGCTGCCCATGACCGTGCCCATCGAAGTGGAAATCGGCATCGGCGCGAACTGGCTGGAAGCCCATTAGCGGCCTGGAATGCCCTCTAGCGGCCTGGATGCGCGCGCGCGTCAGAAACAGGACCGCACACCGAAGAAAGGAAAGGATACAATGAGCGCAGGAAACGGCTGGATCCGGGTAGGTACCCTCGCGGACGTGCCGCCCGGGGAGTCCCGCGCCGTCAAGATCAGCGAGGGGCGCAGCGTCGCCCTGTTCAACGTGGATGGCCGCATCCACGCCACAGACAACCAGTGCCCCCACATGGGGTTTCCGCTGACGCGCGGCGTGGTGAAGGACGGCGTCCTGACCTGCGACTGGCACGGACGCAGCTTCGATCTCGAAGGCGGCGGTTGCTTCAACTACGAATGCGACGACCTGGAGACCTTCCCGGTCGACATCCGCGGGGACGAACTGTGGGTTCAGGCCGGGGACGCGACCTACCGGCGCCGCGACCAGCACCTGCAGCTGCTCTGGGAGGGCCTCCTGAGCGGGGATTCGTGGACGATCTCCAAGGCCACCGCCCTGCTGCTCAACGGAGGCGTTTCGGAACACGACATCGTGCAGCTGGTCCTGCGTCACCTGGGCCGTCACGTGGCGTCGGAGCAGGACGCGGGCGGGGGCGGCAACATCGTTTCCCTGCTGGTCTCCGGCCTCGAAGTCGGCAAAAGGTACGACGGGGAGGATCGCCTGATGGCCCTGTCGCTGGCCGGCCGTGCGGCGTCGGGACGGGCGTCCGAACGGCTCGAGGTCATCACGCTGCCGCCGCCGGTGAGCTGGGAACAGATCGACGGCTGGGTACGCATGTTTTCCCGCAACATGCAGGATTTCCGGATCGAACGGTGCCTGCACACGGCCCGCGAAAACGGCCAGGAAGCGCATATCTTCAAGCTGCTGTTCGAATGCGCCGTGGCCCCTTATTTCCTGGGTTTCGCCCGGAATGTGGCCAACCTGGGGGACCTCGCCCGGGTGGTGGATACCTTCGGCTGGGGCGAGGCGTCCGAACTGGTCTGCAACCTCGGCGCCAAGATGGTCGGACGGGGCCGCGACGAGCCTGAGCGTTTTCACCGGGACGCGGTGCGCCTGCTCGAAGGCCTCGCGCCCGAACTCGAATCACGGGATTACGGGGCGAACACCCGCACCGACTACGATGAGAACGCCCTCGTGGACGCCCTGTTGAGCGTCGACATCGAGCGGTCATTCGAGGCCGTGGCCAAGGCCCTGCGCGACGGCGTGGCTATCGAACGCCTCATCACGACCTTCGTCCTGCTCGCGGCGGACCGCATGGCGCGGACGCCCGTGAACGTCGACGCCGGCTGGGGGCCGCTGTCCACCGAGTACAACCTGGCGGCTTCACTGCGGCACGTCCACGCCTACGGCGGTCCCGCGGCCGCGGCGAAGGGTCTCTTCCACGCCGCATGGCAGATCTTCGACAACCGATGGATCAACATTCCCTCCCGCGCTCTCGACGAACCCCTTCCGGATCATGCTTCGGACGCGCCAGACGCGGCCACCGCTTCGGAGCGCATCGTCCATGCCATCAAGTCGCTGGATATCCACGGCGTGGGCGACCAGGTGGTGGGTTACCTGAACAGCGGCTTCGACGGTTCGGAACTGCTCAGGGAAATCGGCCGGGCGATCCTGTGGGACGATACCAACATGGAGCTTCTGCCCACGCTGCGCGTCACGTTCAATGAATGGGAAGGCGGCGGCGATGCGGACGCGGGTGGTTCGGGACACCCGTCCCGGTACCAGCTCCTGGTGGGGCTGGCCCGGTACGCGACGGACGTGCGCCTGAACAAGAACAGCATGGCATCCATCAATACGGCTATGCGGTTTTCTGAAGGGCGGACGACGGTCGAAGTGTTTGACGACTAGGGATCGATCGACTGCAGACGTGGATCATCTGACAAGTAACATGCACGGATCATCGGAGAGGTAATCGGTTATGGCGACGGAACAGAATGGATTCGTACGGGTGGCGGGCGCGGACGAGGTGGTGGACGGCAAGCCCAAGGCCGTGAAGGTGGAGGGAAGGAGCATCGCCCTCTTCAGGCACAACGGGTCGATCTACGCCACGGACAACCAGTGTCCCCACATGGGCTACCCGCTGACCCGGGGGCGCGTCCGCAACGGCGTGCTGACCTGCGACTGGCACGGATGGAGCTACGATCTCGGCGGCGGCGGCTGTTTCACCGGCGGGTGCGACGACCTCGAGACTTTCCCGGTCGAAGAGCGAAACGGTGACGTATTCGTAAGTGTCGGCGACGGTGGATCGAAACGGTCCGACGCCCATTTCCTGCTGCTGAAGGAGGGACTCTATTCCACAGACCAGTGGACCATATCCAAGGCCGTGGCCATCATGCTGGCGCGAGGTGTGTCGGAAGGGGACACGCTGAACCTCATCATCCGCCACGGCGGCCGGCACATCGCCACGGAACGAGGCGCCAACGACGGCGGCGGAGAGGTATCGGATTTCGTCAACGGGATCAAAGTGGCCCGTCAATACGAGAGCGACGACCGGATTATACCGCTGACCTTCGCCGCCCATGGACTGTCGGGCCG includes:
- the polA gene encoding DNA polymerase I, yielding MANTILGILNKNRPTHIAAVFDTPEPTHRHEQYPEYKAQRDAMPEDLSIALPFLFRLIEGFNIPVIRVPGWEADDVIGTLAKQADEAGFTTFMVTPDKDYAQLVSEQSYICKPGNTGDNFETMGVAEVLEKWGVERVDQVIDVLGLMGDTSDNVPGVPGVGEKTAQKLIAQFGSVENLLENTHELKGKQKERIEDNRDMAVLSKSLVTIERDVPLDVTPDALTVKERKEEDLKKLFVELEFNTLGKRLFGDDFSAAPRLTVAGTQEDLFGADQLKTIADVEHDYHCVDTPEARAALIDELSRAPSFCFDMETTSLDPKTCEILGFAFSIKPHTGYYVPMPDGRREEVLRVAAEFQSLFDDTGKELIGHNIKFDLSVLRWHGITVSCRIFDTMLAAYVTVPDLRRTMDYLSQALLGYTPISITTLIGEKGEEQGTLRDAPLEKVVEYAAEDADITLQLAKLLRPRIGEMNQDTVFTDIECPLVPALVEMEHEGVRMDVGQLEHLSRLLDEEIQRSSDRITELAGEPVDFNSAKQLGHILFDKLKIDPNAKRTAKTGQYSTAEAILRRLAPKHEIVEQILHYRMCTKLNSVYVSQLPHAVFSGTGRVHTSYEQAVIATGRIQSHGPNLQTIPVRTEMGRQIRKAFVPRDDDYLLMAADYSQIELRIAAELSRDEGMMETFIQHEDIHSATAMKIYDVEPDGVTDEMRRRAKTVNFGIIYGISAFGLAERLNIPRGQGQELIDQYFAKYPGTRKYMDETVKFAEENGFVETMTGRRRYLRDINSRNNTTKRAEERVAINSRIQGTAADLIKLAMTRIHNEFKKRACRTRMLLQVHDELVFDLHRSEQDTVPGLIEECMRGALPMTVPIEVEIGIGANWLEAH
- a CDS encoding Rieske (2Fe-2S) protein; its protein translation is MPSSGLDARARQKQDRTPKKGKDTMSAGNGWIRVGTLADVPPGESRAVKISEGRSVALFNVDGRIHATDNQCPHMGFPLTRGVVKDGVLTCDWHGRSFDLEGGGCFNYECDDLETFPVDIRGDELWVQAGDATYRRRDQHLQLLWEGLLSGDSWTISKATALLLNGGVSEHDIVQLVLRHLGRHVASEQDAGGGGNIVSLLVSGLEVGKRYDGEDRLMALSLAGRAASGRASERLEVITLPPPVSWEQIDGWVRMFSRNMQDFRIERCLHTARENGQEAHIFKLLFECAVAPYFLGFARNVANLGDLARVVDTFGWGEASELVCNLGAKMVGRGRDEPERFHRDAVRLLEGLAPELESRDYGANTRTDYDENALVDALLSVDIERSFEAVAKALRDGVAIERLITTFVLLAADRMARTPVNVDAGWGPLSTEYNLAASLRHVHAYGGPAAAAKGLFHAAWQIFDNRWINIPSRALDEPLPDHASDAPDAATASERIVHAIKSLDIHGVGDQVVGYLNSGFDGSELLREIGRAILWDDTNMELLPTLRVTFNEWEGGGDADAGGSGHPSRYQLLVGLARYATDVRLNKNSMASINTAMRFSEGRTTVEVFDD